Genomic window (Oenanthe melanoleuca isolate GR-GAL-2019-014 chromosome 1A, OMel1.0, whole genome shotgun sequence):
TTTCTTCTCAATATCTATGATCCTTCAGATAAGTTTATCTTGCTATATGTGTGATGGTAGCTTTAGTTCCAAAAGATTGCCCTAAGGGCCTTTTCACCATACTGCCTCTGATGATTAGTCTATAGTATAAATTAGGGATGTCTCATTAGGACTTGTCCCATAAAAGCTACCTTTTCTAAGATATttgagaagggaagaaaaaaacagtagTGTTGATTAGTTTGGTTGTATGCTAAGTCCCTATATCTAAGTGAAGAAATCtagaaaaacttaaaaatagaaacacctaaattaaaaatgaattttttttaaaagcaagagaTAAAAAATTGTTGTGCCTCCTCTTTCATTAAGAGGAACTGATTCCTCATCTTTCGTGGAATTATGTGGAGGAATGCAGATTGATAATATTTAGACCTAGGACACATCATCAGTATGTGTTTTATTATCTAAAAATAAGGACAGTGGATAAAATAAACAGGTAGCTATGAACTGGAATTGGTGttcaggaataaaataaatcttgtgGATATTTCCATTGTGCCAAAACAAATTCCTGGCAAAAGTGAATGacaaagatgtatttttttgtctttcaatCCTCATTGAATActggagaaaaacacaaagaTCACCTAACTATAATGGCATTTGTCCGGAAGCAAAGCTGTTGCTCTTATTGCTTGATGAGAAAAGTCTGAGGAACAGGCATGTTGCATTGTCTCATTTCTTCTAGCAGGAGTAGGTAAGGTTAATAATATGAAACTTGGTTTTCCTTTGGGAGACAACTTAGTTTCAAGTTTATTGTTTAAGTGAAGTGCCTTCTGGTGAATGGTATTTTGTAGATGGAGTCTTCAATTCAGGAAGTTTTTTGGAAATTGTAATGAGTTATGTCTTTTATCTGCTGTCCTTATCActcctttctgctttgtagAAGTACATAAGAAGCTTCGTTGCATGGGAGAGAGTTATTTTATCTGAAAAGGATTCATCCAGCcttatatttgctttttttgaatCGTGTTTCTATTTATGTGAAATGGGTAGATACCCTGGTGTTAACTGGTCATTTTGTTGGCTTCAATGGGTTATTAAAGCCCTGCTCAGTTATATGAGAGAGGAATGAACAGACTGTTACAATAACCTGCTTTGTTTAGGCAGAGGAGCAATGTAGGACAACAAAAATGTTGCATAATAGGATTTTCATCTTTGTTCTGCATTGCAAAATATTAATAAGGCTTTCAAGTTGTAGGTGAAATACTGTTCCTAAGCTTTTTGGGATTGAGTGAAATGGAGAACTTTAGGAGTTAAGGAGGGAAGAACCAAAGTTATTAGGCTGTAAGCATGAAATATGAGATAATATGAGTAACAGATCTTTTTTTGTAAAGTTAAGATTGTTTTGGCCTTTTGATATATTGTTTTAGAAATCCTGCTGCATTGTTAGCAGACTTACCCTGAAACAGCTGCAAGGACTTTCAGTAGTTTGGTGTGTTTCTTTCTTAATGTAACCGGAGACAACCTTTCCTATATGAGGCACTATTTCCCTCCAGTTGGGAACATAGCTGCAGTTCTAGTTTTAAGAAGAATTTGTGGCTTAAGAACTTTAACAAATCTTGGCATGCTTGAAGTTCATTGTAATTTTTACTGTGTATAGAAATCTTTCCAAGGAAAAAGGTCCACAAAGCAAAAATCCTGGTCTGCCTTTCTCATGTGACTTTTTCATGTCTCTATAAAATGACTTAATATATAGCTTCATGcactgctgttatttttcattgctttgttCTCTAAATGCTGTTACTTGAGAGAATTGTTTTGCCTATTTGTAATTCCAGTACAAATAAACTGTGACTTGGAAAACTATCAACAGGAAGTTATCAAGAGTTTTCTTGAATGCCCACTGTAATTGTGAACAGAAGGGTCCTAGTAATAGAGAAAACAATCTTCTTCAGGTAGTAGTCTCATCTATTGTtgcaagaaatatttatttcctaagTGGAATATAATTACAGAGAACATCAAAGGAGTTTAGTAGAAGAGGGAAGTGAAGGGATTGAAAAGGTTATATGTTCAGCACAAAATCAGAGGAAAGACTTGGTGTCAGATGATTAACCATGTTTGTgtagaaaatgccatttttatttctacaagACCCCTAAACTGCTTTTAGTACCCATAGCTGTGAGTTTTGTTTGAAAGCCAATAATGAGGTGATTTGAGGTTTGTTCTCAAAACAGTAGCAGGTTATTTTGGGATAGCAAAGGGCTGGTACAATATCATGcgaaattaaaaaaaaaaaaaaaattgatagtTTTAGTACAATAAAAGCTTGCTACTACCTGAGCTAgccaggatatttttttaataacatgcCTTGGTTTGGCCAATATataatttattgttttgttaCTCTTCCCTTTGcactcctttccctttttcaaCTTCCTCTTTCAACTCaccttgaatatttttttttctcaaaggaCAAGGGTAAGgatggagaaaataaattttgtttttctcttccaaataGTACTCTAGTTGTTTggctagaaaataaaaacatgtgtTTGTTGTTACTGATGTAGGTTTTCAAATTCTATTATGCCATTCCAGTGTATAAAAACCAAATCTCAACATTCTTAGTGACTAAATATTGGCAGTATTGTCTGTATGCAGATGCTGGAAGGAGATCTGGAACAGATTATAATCTAACTTCTAGAAATAAATAGAGCATGCACCATTAATATTTCACATAAAAGTGAATGTTTTATATTGGCATCTTGaagaacagaaacatttctctAGATACAGACGTCAAGGTGGGAGAATATACTGCTTTATCTGCTTTGTAGTAGTCGACCTACTTGTGCTGAAACAGTTGTAAATTCTATCCTACTTTCTCCCAGCTGAGGAGTAGTAACAATGaaccttttttttcagaaatgcagcagaatttctttctttgtatgGGGATAAGAGCAACATCCAATTTCCTTGTGAAGACGAGAAGGAATAGTAAGGCTGAGTTCATTGGATGCCATTTGAGTGTAGCTACTCACTTAGCAAACTGATCTCCCAACATTTTTTCTATCCCAGAGCTGTGGGTCATTGGAGTGGTCCTCTTAAAGCAGTGAATTTTATGCAACTttaagggctttttttcctaagaGCTTTTTCAAGCTGTTGACAGGCTTCATTGTGTACTTCAAGCAAATTTTAGGTTGATCTTTCTTCTTAAAAACATTCCAGTGAAGCTCTACTTTCTAATTCAGCACTAGACTTGTGCTCCTTTGTGCTGCCTTCAGGCTGCTTATTGCTACTTCACCCAATGTAATATAGTTCTGTACAGAACTgtaatacaatttttttataCTAGTCAGTATATGTTCTTAGACTAGTTGAAAAGTTTGACTTTGTCTTACCCAATATATACACCTTCTAGATTAGTTCTAGCATCCACAATTGGATTTGGTAGAACTTTGTATACTGTTTGCAAATGCCTGAGTGGTATGTGATGCAATAGACATATTTCAAGCTTCAGTGAATTTGCAACACAGACCAGTTTGTTGTGAGTTTTTCAGTATTTGAGCTTGACTTCTGTCCTTTGACTCCACATATTCTTTCCCTACAAACTGAATTAGTGATGTGTCAAATGGGAGTGGTAAAAAGAAACActgtttataaaaaaaatagcTGCATTTTTTGTTGGTTATAGAATGGTAACTATTAGGCTTTCTTGCTCTAATTTTATGTTCTTCATGCTGTATTTATTATGGATTCATCAACTTTGCAAAATGGTAGCTTATTTGCCTCTTGCAATATGGATGTGATAGAAAGCTGTTCAAGTTATTATTGCATACTCTTTGCATGTCATTTACTGAACAATTATTGAGAATTGAGGAATTTGTAAAGGATTAAGATGAAGATTTTCAGAAACATATCaaatattggaaaataatttttcattaacattacagaagtgtttggacagcACTCTCTGGCATGTagtgtgattcttggggtgtcTTGTGCGGGGCCAGGATTTGGACTCTATGGTCCCTTCCTACTCATCATATTCTATAATGCTACTTACAGTCAGTGAGCTGAGGCCTAATCATGAAGCACACAAACCTTGTAAATGTCTATGTATGTAGTCTTATTTCAtggtaaatattttaatgtacaAAGTAGAGTAACACTTTGAGAGACACATTAACACAAAAGAGATTTGAGTTGAGAGTCACGCTTACTAGTTTGCCCTGTTAATTCTCCTTTCCCAGTCTGTTATCTAGCCCAAATAAATTGCAGTTTGGGAGTGATAGACAACAGGAAAAGCTTGGTCTTTTTGACTCTTGAAGGGAATACTGAGGATTAAAGTAAAACCATGTATGTCCAGGAGTATTAAACCAGAAGGAACGACCTTCTGGTTGAAGGAGATGTTTCTGTAAATGaatgaagtattttcttccaaatactCAGTGTATTCACTTGGCCAACAGAAGTACTGTGGAGAGATATCTAGGTTGCATGATAAGCTCGAGTCTGTTACCCTACATATATGAAAGCAGGATCTGATCAAAGTGGCATCATTGTGGATGAAGTCCTCTGTGAAAGGTTTCTGGGAAAATTATTCTctgagaattaattttcttctaacTCAAATTCTCAGATTTAATCTCTAAGGGTCATATTTGAATTGTAAGGTTTAATCTTGCTTGTGCTAAGAAGAAAAGTAGACTTGCATAATGTGACTCTTCTAATCAGAAAAGTGACTGTAAATCTCTTATTCAACAAATCACTCCTGCTATCTATTTATgttgtaatatttattttgtagcAGTGTTTATTACTggttattttctctgtttttactGTAGCACCTGTTGatttaaatttgatttaaatttaaatttgattttaactttatttaaaTTTGTCTGTGCTTTTGTGATAGAATTAATAGCTAAAAATCCAGATGTATTATAGTTATCTGCTCTGTGCTACATCTTTGAATATAATTTGTATAATCCAGTGCACTTTCAAATGGAAGTGAGGGCAGGATTTGTCTGGCAGAACCTATAGCATTTATAAGAAAGTACAAAGCTTGACCTGAAATTAATTCTCAGTTGATGTGAAACTGTAACTTAAGAATCAGCTGAGGAAATTTTACCTGTATTTCAAACTAAGTGGTATCTTTTGGCAAATGTAGAGTTAGACATTGGAGTTAAATGGTCAAATGGCTTTGTTTTGTGAATAAATGGGAAATCTGAAATAGTActtgatatttctttttcagatatAAGTATTGATGATGAgctgaagaaattttaaaactgacTGTAGTAGCTATAGCACCTACTCAAAACATTGGAGTCTATCAGAAGACCAGGCTAACTTAAGACAGAAAATCTTAATTTGAAGGTCTAAGAGTTAATGTGTACCTTTCTGAAAGATCTGaagaaagtttttttaaattattttagtacCTCTAATAgaataaattattattcttgAAAGCTcttatgttttctaaattaatatctaattttctttttttaatgtgagcatatctatttttctgatattttagTGAAAAGAATGGGAAAGCTTATTATTATACAAGTCTTGCAGGTGTTGTCTTTCAGTTTTGTAAATAATAAAAGCTAACAGAAGATTGATATTTGCAGATGAAGCAATCTTCAATTAAATCCCAGTTTGCCTGTACATATAAAAATGATTTGCGTGAAGTGAGTGGTCAgcattcccatggaattccaaCCTGCAAACGTCCTGTTGTACCAAAGCAACATTTAGAAGCTGGGAAGTGCACAGGTAAGCTGTGGTAGGATAAAGTAAATGTGGTGGTTAATACTTTAAATGCTATCCAAAAAGCTGTTGTACTAAAAGTTTTAGTAGAactcaaaataaatgttttcaagaaaaataacaaaaatttttATTGTTCTCAATGTTATCTGCCAGTTAAGTCtttttgcaataaaattttaatgccaatgctttgaaaatagaaatgtttgaaaaatgtgtTGGTGCTACCttgaggtaaaaaaaaagtgatataTGTTGCCTATATGACATATTTGTCCTTATTCCACAAAAGTAAGGCAAgtgaaatttatatttttgccattaaaaGGGGGGGGGGAAATTTGTTTTATTGCACTGCAAACTATATAACATATAAAATTTCTGTGCCCTTTAACCCTCTCTTCAAATATCTTAAAGTTATAAATCCACTTCCCTAAGTTAGTTATTGCATGTTTTTGaacaatgtaattttaaattggCAATGCACTTACGAAACACATAGCAAATGTAATAGCAATGACCAGCATTGCTTTGTTTTATGGATAATACATtagttttgatttaaaaaaaataacattgcaGTCCTTATAGAAAAAGTATGTATGTTCCCAGGtaactttttatttcctcacaTATGTTTTTGATATTCTTACATGACAGAAGGTACAAATTCATGTCTTGATGTACCAGGGCTTGGAACTATTTCTGAAAGTGTTCACCAGACTAGAAGTTgtgcagaaatggaaaagctgaGTTGTCAGCCAAAGAACAAGAACTCAGAGAATGAACAGATGGATTTGAAGAACGACAAAATAATCTCTGACAAGGAAAGTGAACTATCTTTGcaaaaaaatactaaaagacTTAAGACTTtaaacagctctgaaaaggaATTGGACAGCAAAATTggtgggaaaagaaaacagaccaAAACTGCACGTAAGAATAAGTTGATTGCTGGTCAGGCAAAATTAACTTGCTTTTTTCAAGTCtaagtttttgttttcacatACACGGTATATTGACAGTTGTAAAATTTAACAAGAAAATGGGTGAAATTAATGAATTACTTCCTTTCGTATGTAAATAATTGAAAGTAGCTTGTATATTGTATTAGACAACTACTTACAACTCTGATTATGctgaagtatttaattttttattaacaaTACATTGTTAATTACACTGTTATTTTTGGTAATGAATTACATATCTCACTACAATGCAAcgggaaattatttttggaagCGTATGTACAACTACATTAACACTCAGTGacttaaaattacattaaattcagaataaaatgtttaatCTTCAAAGAAGGTGGTGGACGTGAGTAGTTTTCACACTTGCCAACAAGGTCGATAGACTCTTCCCAGCATACATCTGAGGactgcaggagaaaaaagagagccTGAAAGTTTAAATCCatcaaaaccacagaattcTTATGGCTTCTGGAAATACTAATTTAACAAATACTCCCTCCCGCATGCATCAAATCATAACAGCCATGGAGTGTCTAAGTGAACCTTTACCAAAATGCTACATGGACAGTGCAGTGTACTTTAccagaatgaaatatttttttgtataaaaataaaatatttactgtcaAAATCCCTTCTTCCTATAGGGAATTTAGCTGAATTTTCTTCATCTGTGGTCTCTCTTTCCTGTATTGACtcagtattttgtatttcagtgtCAGCTGGAAAACCCACAGCACCCATCAGTGCAGGATAAGGTAGTTGCTTTCTACCCAAGTTGATTGGCATAACGTGATTGAAGAAATCATGTCTGGAACCTCTGTCCTGTTTTGAGGGAAGGCAAGAggcttatttttatttgaagtcAGTTGTGTTCACATTTTCTACCTTATGCTTCAACAGTGCAGTTATTTTATGTTTCAAAATCATACCTTAAAAGTAATGACCTGCATTACTACTTTGGCCAAAATGGTTTGAGGGACATAATTATATAATGAGTCTCGTGTTTGGCAAAGTTAAAAACCTGTTGCTGCATATAGGGGCATGCATCAAATATAAATACAGGTGTCTCCCCCCATCTTCCAAGTTTTGGCTACTATTTgtgaaaatctgatttaattCAACTCTCCAAGTTTACACATTTAAAATCTTGGCATTAGATATGagttgagttttttttcttgactgtGTTATGTTAGGCtgatatttttgtatatttacCTGGTTATTGCTTTAAATTGTTGTACTTGTTTTCTAAAGgggtttaaattaatttcagttttgcaattaagtgaaaatttaaaatggaaCTTACCAAAAACTTCATGTTTCCAGCATTCTTATCATTGAAAACACTGTTGTCTTCAGTCTTGTAGTGCTTCAGCAAAGGTATAGCTCCCCTGTTCATAATTTTATCTCCATTTTGTAGATTTTTTCCCAGATTTAATGTAGCTAGCAACATATCTTCATCTTCAAACTCTTGCAGAGGTTTTGAGAGTAGAAAACCTTgagaaaaaagagggagaagggagagaattAGGATATATGATGATATGCACattttttagttatttaatGCTTGCGTAGAAGTTCGGCACTTCTCAAATTCTGAGAAAGCTTTTCCAGTGGTAAATAATTACGTTTTCCATTTCTAGAATGGTGCACTTTATATATTTTACAGGTTGAATGGAGACTACTTCAATGGCTGATGAGGTCATTCTTTTAAAATGACTCATATTAAGGAGTGACCTTTTCTATAATCCTTCTAATCCCACCTGTTTAGAACTAAAACATTTCTTTGTCATGCctaatttgtttctttgtatGTTTTTAGAGCAGATTAGTTCTTTTTAGTGAATCAGTATAACAAAGTTCACAGAAAGTGATGTCCATTTGTGTTGTTTATAAAACCTTACCTCTGGTTAAGGCAATTTAAGAAGAGGAACTAATCTACATAAGTAAGCAGGACTGTTAAGGTGTGATGCATCATAGCATTTGATCAAAACTGGATTCACTAAAGAgctaaaattttgaaaattgatGATAGCTTATTTACACTGTTACCGTGTTGaagctgaaataattaatttgtattttgatgTCTGTTATGTCAGGTTGCATTATATAGAGTTAATTGCTAGAAATATGTGTTAGTGCCTAATTAattgtgtttgtattttcttgCTGAAAGTGGACCTTTCTCTGCTACAAATATAATATAGTCAAATATGCTTCCTAAGAATGTAGAAAGAGAAGTAAACTGCAGTTTTTCgtttaaaatgtctttgaaatgtATCAATTAACCCTGTGGAAGGAAACATAGCAATTTCTGcacactgttttgtttttgtgtggaactgtgttttttggggtttgtttgggttttttgttgttgcttcattttggatttttttgttggctgtttttgtttggtttggggttttctgctATATCTGGAAAGTAAATAGGGCCAGCTGAAATTTAGCTAATCTCTTAATGTCAGTGATAGAAACCACACATTCAGTGGCTGTGTGCCTCTTAGCTAGTACTTCATGTTTTATCCTTTAGCTTAGTTCAGGGAACCAAACATGCTGCTATTCTCAAGGCAAAGCACTAGGAAATTGGCCACTGTTCTCTGCTAAACTTCCTGGAAAAGCACATGCCTTGCCAAAGTGACTTCTTGGTATGATATTTCATAGGAAGATATGTCATGCTGGACTAAGCAGATTTTGActgagaaacatttttctgtatctCTGTCTTCTAATGAGGAAAGTGCATTTAATCCTTTCTGGAAAAGCATCTCACATAAACAGAAATGTtgcttctctttgttttcatttccttgctGTAGAACCTGTAGTTGCCTTTGAGCAGttgaagtgttttctttcctttgactTTAATTGCCTGGCTACAGAGGAGACAAATTGAGAGTTGATTGTACATGGTTTAATACCTCTCATCCAGTCTCTGTTTgctaatttgtattttttcccttgtgttaAGTATTTGTATAGTTTTGTTCaattaataaagcaaaagcCGTGTATGCTCTGTTGCAGGTACTTTTCATTTAGCTcagcctcagcagagcaggagaagtGTTTGGAGCTGTGTTGGCAGCAAGctgttctttttaatattttgctcTATCAATTAAGAGTTGGAGAATAAGCCATCAACCCAGTAACTGGGTAGGTGACAGGAGCATCTGCTCCTCTGACACTGTCACCCACAGCTGTGCAGCATCTTACACGAGGCTCACTGTCAAATTTCTGTCACTTAATACAAAGCACAACAATGAGTACAACTGACCTGGATCATTCAGAAGGTCCATCTACAGCATCTCTCTAGTTGTGAGACACAAGCTGATTTCTGTGAAAGAGTATGAAGGTACGTGCCCCAGGATCTTCTACTGTGTCTTGAAGTAGTTGTTAAATTTTTAAGGTCTGTTGAAGATTCAAGGTGATTTAGTGATAATGAGTAGAAGCTTCTAGTTAGGCTGCCTAGAAATCCAGAGTACATGTCTGTAAATTCAGTTACTTATCACTTGCTCTGAATAGGCAGAAAACATTTATACACCTGCAGATTCACAATGTGTGTGTTGTGCACTGCTCTTCATAGTGCTTTTGGGAATTCTAGCACTCTGATATCTacacttttatttcttcatccAGCAACTTTCAATTTTAGTGAAcatgtaaaatgttttaataaatcAGCTTCTATATTTTTACAATTATTTGGGAATTCTTAAATTCTTAAATAGTATATATTAACCCAGTAGTGCTTTTAgaacaataacaattattttgAGAAGTTCTTCTTGCTTCTACTTTGCATCTAGTTACAACAAAATATGAACTCTTAACATCTGAAATCTCATGTGGTATATGtaagtaaattaaatttaggTGATAACATGCCTGGAATTTCTCTTctactaatttttaatttttctaggaATGGGTTACAGAACAATTGTAATCATTTAATTTGGTCTTAAAACTACTGTAACTGCCATGTGCAAGTGCTTGAATCTAATTCCTAGTATGGACTGAAGAATAAATAAAGCGGGTATCTATTGTGTAAAGccaattattttctattatcaGAACTGAAAAACTTCATGATGCAAGAGAAACTGTTTAGGCAACCTTAATAAATCATTTTAGTGAATcttaaaatagcacaaaaataATTGTTCAATGTTAATTTGCCCAGTGGCTTACTGCTTCTGTATTTAAAAGGTGATTGGGCTTGTCTGTTATTTTTAGTTTGGATCTTGTACATTTTATAGAAATAACTGTATTTCAGTCTGAGCTGTAGAGATACTAATCCCTTCTTGTGTCTAAGTACCTCAGTGTTTGAGTTCCAAACCCTTCCCACTAAACTCAACAAGCAGGTGTTAAAGTGGAGATTCTCTGTGCTAATAATGGAAAGAGCATATCAGCAGTCCACAGGGCAGATAAGAGGTAATTAGTACACTCCATTATTGACTGTAGGAAATTAAGACTCTTGCCTAACGTGTTTTGTTGTTCCTCCTGCAATTGGTAGTCATCTGAAATCAGTAAATTGATTTAGCATGAAATAGGTACAATGCTGCAATGAAATAGGACAGCTCTGGACttgtgcaggagcacagctctaAATATTTGGAGAACCTAAGAGTCATCTTCTATAAATGGAGAATGTACAAGAAAAGTGTGGAGGTGAAACCCTACAAACTAGATGactttttccaaatttttgCCCAAGATCAAAGGTATTCATCTCAGTCCTCTGTTGAATTATAGTCTGTGTATTTATAGAATTAAATGTTACATTTGTTTGTGTTAAAAATTAGTTTCACAGTTGGGaagactttaaaatattttctactgtttgttttgaaaggcgtttcagaatttcatttgcatttttatgcaCTTCCTTCAAATATTTCTTAAGGAATTGTGCAACAGCAGAAGAGAACAATTTATGCATAGTTTATTCTAGCAAAATTAGTGATAAGGGTAGTGGTCACTGTGTCTGTCCTTTTTTAGAATTGTTTCTATTATATAAATAATCTGTTCTTGTAGGAATAATTTGCCAATACACTATGTTTAGAATTGACTGAGTcactgtttaaaaacaaattaatccTCTCTAAAATGTATCTTTCCCCCAACAACTAAGTTTCTTCTTCTTTGCAAAACTGTCCATGTGTAAGTCTATTAAGGATGCCAAATTAATCAGTGAAgttgaaagaggaaaagagggacATTCCTCAAGCCATAGTAGCTTCCTAATTTAGAAAAAGACAGTGGTGATAGTGAAATACTCTGTTTTCATGtaaaaaatcttcatttctgaGAGAAGTCCACAAAGTTGTTGTGGACAAGGCACAGTGCATTATTCTGTAACCAACCAAGAGCAGTAACTTCCTTATGAGAACAAGAAAGAAGATGAGAAAGACTGGGCCTCTTCGCTTTGCAGGCAGATGAGAGGATTTCAGCCAagggaaaaatacagcaaaaaaagCAGGAGTTGCAATTTTGAGCTTCATTTGAGTACAGGATGTGTGTGAGAGGCTTTGAAGCTGGCTATCCCAGTGCAAGCCTGCTAAAATTCCTGTGATTTCTACTCTTCACCATTACTGTTTATGTGGTTTTGATAGCACTGAGGTGAGTGATTTGTTTTGCATGACTAACATGAAGGCAGGAGAACTTTTTTAGTAATATGGATTCTTGACAGTTCTTTACTGGTGGTGCTGGAATTATTGGTGGGTTAAGCCCCCTAAAGGACAGTGGGTGCTCTTGATGGTACACAGTGATTTGTGTTTGAGAGGAGCAGCAGTTCTCTTTTCTATCGTGTGAAAG
Coding sequences:
- the PMCH gene encoding pro-MCH, which gives rise to MCISSYILILSLLPLFSQGFLLSKPLQEFEDEDMLLATLNLGKNLQNGDKIMNRGAIPLLKHYKTEDNSVFNDKNAGNMKFLDRGSRHDFFNHVMPINLGRKQLPYPALMGAVGFPADTEIQNTESIQERETTDEENSAKFPIGRRDFDSKYFIFIQKNISFW